The following proteins are co-located in the Choristoneura fumiferana chromosome 23, NRCan_CFum_1, whole genome shotgun sequence genome:
- the LOC141441122 gene encoding EF-hand domain-containing protein D2 homolog has protein sequence MMERLGAPQTHLGLKAMIAEVDEDGDNKISFREFLLIYRKARAGELENNSGLEALARLTEIDVDQVGVNGAKNFFEAKIEELSKTNKFHDEIIQEQEEKRREAEEKAARRQRFKEKAALFQH, from the exons ATGATGGAGCGTCTCGGCGCGCCGCAGACGCATCTCGGACTCAAAGCCATGATCGCGGAAGTCGACGAAGACGGAGACAACAAGATCAGCTTCAGGGAATTTCTGCTCATATACAG AAAAGCACGAGCGGGCGAACTCGAGAACAACTCCGGCCTGGAAGCCCTGGCGCGACTGACCGAAATCGACGTCGACCAAGTGGGTGTGAACGGCGCCAAAAACTTTTTCGAAGCCAAAATAGAGGAGCTTTCCAAAACCAACAAGTTCCATGACGAGATCATCCAAGAACAGGAGGAGAAGCGGCGCGAGGCCGAAGAAAAAGCCGCCAGGAGACAGAGGTTCAAGGAGAAAGCTGCCCTCTTCCAACATTAA
- the LOC141441124 gene encoding uncharacterized protein, with product MSVDLLAQKLQQDILNELITTNQLLQLISHELHQIKQITGPGGEFESNVANNAALVKTLADLQQIDIDKLPPMTRMQIEINHQPNHNNSLEEHDSIRNNSTMDSQ from the exons ATGTCCGTAGACTTACTAGCTCAAAAGCTACAGCAAGATATTCTCAATGAGTTAATAACAACAAATCAGCTCTTGCAGTTAAT ttccCACGAGTTGCATCAAATCAAGCAAATAACAGGCCCTGGTGGAGAGTTTGAATCAAATGTTGCCAAT AATGCTGCATTAGTTAAGACATTAGCAGATTTACAACAGATTGACATAGACAAGTTGCCGCCCATGACCAGGATGCAGATAGAAATAAACCACCAACCAAATCATAACAACTCACTTGAGGAACATGACTCCATCAGAAATAATTCTACTATGGATAGTCAGtaa
- the LOC141441007 gene encoding uncharacterized protein, which yields MEEAVYLKYEGKNIDIKQEKQENVDSYKYEFDSGSQDSSKSGSGGYQRWAPNLNGVRKSAFTPYKSVQCTALTNLQRGNTQARVAEVPQPDSSFHAKAGRGEITREDVKLEQYVDITDEHGLTALHWAASYGQLNSCQDLVWSGANVNMRGPEGETALHLAAAGGHHEIAKFLLTEGADADVQDDSGSTALMYAAAADFPYTCNELLTRGADLTLTNDYDQDAYTLSTTNNSKLAQTVIENFLIGCLSKM from the exons ATGGAAGAAGCTGTTTATCTGAAATACGAAGGgaaaaatattgatataaaacaagaaaaacaagaaaatgtCGACAGCTACAAATACGAATTTGACTCGGGGAGCCAGGACAGCAGTAAAAGTGGCAGCGGGGGATATCAACGATGGGCACCTAATTTGAACGGAGTGAGAAAAAGTGCATTTACGCCTTACAAATCTGTTCAGTGTACAGCGTTGACTAACTTGCAGCGAG GTAATACGCAGGCGCGAGTTGCGGAGGTGCCACAGCCGGATAGCAGCTTCCACGCGAAGGCGGGTCGTGGCGAGATCACGCGCGAAGACGTGAAGCTGGAGCAGTATGTCGACATCACGGACGAGCACGGGCTCACGGCGCTGCACTGGGCCGCGAGTTACGGCCAGCTCAACAGCTGCCAGGACCTGGTGTG GAGTGGTGCCAATGTCAACATGCGCGGGCCGGAGGGCGAGACGGCCCTGCACCTGGCGGCGGCCGGCGGGCACCACGAGATCGCCAAGTTCCTGCTGACTGAAGGCGCAGACGCAGATGTTCAAGATGAT TCTGGCAGCACAGCGCTAATGTACGCGGCGGCCGCTGACTTCCCCTACACGTGCAACGAACTCCTCACCCGAGGGGCAGACCTCACCCTGACTAATGATTACGACCAAGACGCTTACACGTTGAGCACAACTAACAATAGCAAactag CACAAACTGTGATAGAAAACTTTCTGATCGGCTGTCTCAGCAAAATGTAA